The following proteins come from a genomic window of Paenibacillus spongiae:
- a CDS encoding nuclease-related domain-containing protein, which yields MLNKLLALFKNDLPKKADAPKKNSTKPQRKKIEATRIGELGEHKINIQLDQLPKDCKYLSDLLLPNSKSRSGYSQIDHLVISPYGLFVIETKNYNGEIKGGRSDKYWSVSNRFKMYNPLMQNYGHIKALETLLAEFNMLKFISMISFTMRCRFSIDPELRKIQSDELIVYDVELSEYINRKIIRLKAEPTAAMLTLEDIRLIYEKVNMTNITDPKIRAEHVEKVKIKNS from the coding sequence ATGTTAAACAAATTACTTGCCCTATTCAAAAATGATTTACCTAAGAAGGCGGATGCACCGAAAAAGAATTCTACAAAGCCCCAACGAAAAAAAATTGAAGCCACCCGAATAGGAGAATTAGGCGAGCATAAAATAAACATTCAATTAGATCAATTACCCAAAGACTGCAAATATTTAAGTGATTTATTACTTCCGAATTCGAAATCGCGCTCGGGTTATTCACAGATTGATCATCTCGTTATTTCGCCCTACGGATTATTTGTCATCGAAACGAAAAATTATAATGGTGAAATTAAGGGAGGGCGAAGCGATAAATATTGGAGCGTAAGCAATCGTTTCAAAATGTATAACCCCCTTATGCAAAACTATGGGCATATAAAGGCGCTTGAAACACTTCTAGCTGAATTCAACATGCTAAAATTTATTTCGATGATTTCTTTTACAATGAGATGTAGATTCAGCATTGATCCTGAGCTGCGTAAAATTCAATCCGACGAGTTGATCGTCTATGATGTGGAATTATCGGAGTATATTAACCGGAAAATTATTCGACTAAAGGCCGAGCCAACAGCTGCAATGTTGACTTTGGAAGACATCCGTCTCATTTACGAGAAAGTTAACATGACCAATATTACGGATCCTAAAATTAGAGCAGAGCATGTTGAAAAAGTGAAGATTAAAAACAGTTGA
- a CDS encoding DUF1806 family protein, which produces MIRLYNQSKLIQKREVLQMIKITKPQVEAELQTFLGAEAYIHSEATSFVFVRNFKVRVTDVFIAGEGPFRAALRFDGHGWLRMEALTHYEADGSGRLLLAGYDDRGRMNVALHLGKEPFPE; this is translated from the coding sequence TTGATAAGATTATATAACCAATCAAAACTCATTCAAAAAAGAGAGGTCCTACAAATGATAAAAATAACCAAGCCGCAAGTGGAGGCTGAGCTTCAGACCTTCCTCGGGGCGGAGGCCTATATCCACAGCGAGGCGACTTCCTTCGTCTTCGTGCGGAATTTCAAGGTCCGGGTGACGGATGTCTTCATAGCGGGGGAAGGTCCTTTTCGTGCCGCGCTCCGATTCGATGGGCATGGCTGGCTGCGAATGGAAGCGCTCACGCATTATGAAGCGGATGGAAGCGGCCGGCTGCTGCTTGCCGGTTATGATGATCGGGGCCGGATGAATGTGGCGCTGCATCTGGGAAAGGAGCCGTTTCCCGAATGA
- a CDS encoding PIG-L family deacetylase gives MRKLLAVFAHPDDESFICGGTLAKYASEGVDITLVSATRGEMGRRMGNPPYLNRETMAAAREVELRQACECLGIGQLLFLDIRDKTVEFIDEERLTARIETIIHEVNPDVVLTFHETLGGHPDHCAIGKAATAACRRTGHQGALYFITFGDAMARPERYGYTRKDVIRIDVQAHLAAKLAAFRAHRCQTEIDEWVWLPDQEALAKFGRHEYFLKADREAPTRDPYDLF, from the coding sequence GTGCGAAAGCTCCTGGCCGTGTTTGCCCATCCGGACGACGAGTCATTTATTTGTGGAGGGACCCTGGCCAAATACGCCAGCGAAGGCGTCGATATTACGCTGGTGAGCGCCACGCGGGGGGAGATGGGACGGCGTATGGGCAATCCCCCCTATCTGAACCGGGAAACGATGGCGGCCGCCCGCGAAGTGGAGCTGCGACAGGCCTGTGAATGCCTAGGCATCGGCCAGCTTCTTTTTCTGGATATCCGCGACAAGACGGTGGAGTTTATTGATGAGGAGCGACTGACTGCACGGATTGAAACGATCATTCACGAAGTGAACCCCGATGTCGTGCTCACCTTTCATGAAACGCTGGGCGGACACCCGGATCATTGCGCAATCGGTAAAGCGGCGACGGCCGCTTGCAGGCGGACAGGCCATCAGGGTGCTCTATATTTCATTACGTTCGGTGATGCGATGGCGCGTCCGGAACGGTACGGATATACCCGCAAGGACGTCATCAGGATAGACGTGCAGGCTCATCTGGCAGCCAAGCTCGCGGCCTTCCGGGCACACCGGTGCCAGACTGAGATCGACGAGTGGGTATGGCTGCCCGACCAAGAGGCGCTGGCGAAATTCGGCCGGCATGAGTACTTTTTAAAAGCGGATAGGGAAGCTCCGACCCGGGATCCCTATGATTTGTTCTAG
- a CDS encoding acyl-CoA dehydrogenase family protein, giving the protein MNRIIDDYIRSEEERARADKVEKLAARFSERAEKHDREGSFPFENFADLREAGYLKMTVPQEFGGDGLSLYDLVMLQERLAYGDGSTALAVGWHIGQILHLRTSRKWPEAVFAELCRSVVSDGAMINTFASEASSGSPSRGGKPETTAIPTDGGWLITGRKTFSTLSPILDRFVVTAYIPEEEGTGDFLVHRTDRVSLVETWDTLGMRATGSHDVVLDGVFVDKDMRLTGKGIDDGGGWLLHIPACYIGIAMAARDYALEFARSYRPNHMKEPIAALPYVQHSIGEMEIELRTARSLLYAAADRWDREKDNRPALKPELGLAKYMATNNAIKVVDLAMRIVGAASLERKRPLERFCRDVRAGLHNPPMDSSVLHTLAGAALAEIPADRGN; this is encoded by the coding sequence ATGAATCGAATCATCGATGACTATATACGCAGCGAGGAAGAAAGGGCTAGGGCCGACAAAGTGGAGAAGCTGGCTGCCCGGTTCTCGGAAAGAGCCGAGAAGCACGACCGGGAGGGCTCCTTCCCCTTTGAGAATTTTGCCGACCTGCGCGAGGCCGGATACTTAAAGATGACCGTCCCCCAAGAATTCGGCGGAGATGGGCTCTCGCTATATGATCTCGTCATGCTGCAGGAACGGCTCGCCTATGGAGACGGATCGACCGCACTTGCCGTTGGCTGGCATATCGGTCAGATTCTTCATCTCCGAACCAGCCGGAAGTGGCCGGAGGCCGTTTTTGCAGAGTTGTGCCGTTCCGTCGTAAGCGATGGAGCGATGATCAACACCTTCGCCAGCGAAGCATCCTCCGGTAGTCCCAGCCGAGGCGGAAAACCTGAAACGACGGCGATCCCCACAGACGGCGGCTGGTTGATTACGGGACGCAAAACGTTCAGTACGCTCTCCCCGATCCTTGACCGTTTTGTCGTGACGGCGTATATTCCGGAAGAAGAGGGTACGGGCGACTTTCTGGTTCACCGGACGGATCGGGTCAGCTTGGTGGAAACTTGGGATACGCTCGGCATGCGCGCGACCGGAAGCCACGATGTGGTCTTGGATGGCGTATTTGTGGACAAAGACATGAGGCTTACCGGAAAAGGCATCGATGACGGAGGAGGCTGGCTATTGCATATTCCGGCCTGTTACATAGGCATTGCTATGGCGGCAAGGGATTATGCCCTTGAGTTTGCCCGGTCCTACCGCCCCAATCATATGAAAGAACCGATCGCCGCTCTCCCCTATGTGCAGCATTCGATTGGTGAGATGGAAATCGAGCTGCGAACCGCACGCTCGCTCCTATACGCGGCGGCGGACCGTTGGGATCGGGAGAAAGATAATCGGCCCGCATTGAAGCCGGAGCTCGGCTTGGCCAAATATATGGCCACCAACAACGCGATCAAAGTCGTGGATCTGGCGATGCGAATTGTCGGTGCCGCAAGTCTGGAGCGCAAGCGGCCGTTGGAACGGTTCTGCCGGGACGTTCGCGCCGGCCTGCACAACCCTCCGATGGATAGTTCGGTGCTGCATACCTTGGCCGGCGCCGCTTTAGCCGAGATACCCGCGGATAGAGGGAACTGA
- a CDS encoding YheC/YheD family protein: protein MSYRSTSVKSKWTKTKWLNKNANLRKYVPQTLPFSRSNLSSMLSQYSTVFFKPTGGSGGFNIVRIKKLANGYQTQHNTVKTRYSTFDALFGQLKQRSRQRPYLLQKGINLAKTKGRPFDIRVMIQKSNAGAWKCTGIFTKIGRPGKVATNYNQGGNVGFLQQTLSGSGYSQGRIEKKRNELINLGLSVGRLFDQHLRGFRELGLDVALDGEGRSWILEVNTRPQFYPLKKFKDKSMYREMLNYGKQYGRKK, encoded by the coding sequence ATGAGTTATAGAAGCACTTCTGTTAAGAGCAAATGGACGAAAACGAAATGGCTGAATAAAAACGCCAATCTTCGAAAATACGTACCTCAAACCTTGCCATTCAGCCGAAGCAATCTGAGCAGCATGCTTTCCCAATACTCCACGGTCTTCTTCAAGCCTACCGGCGGCTCGGGCGGATTTAATATCGTACGGATCAAAAAGCTGGCGAACGGTTACCAGACGCAGCACAACACGGTGAAAACCCGATACTCGACATTCGACGCTCTCTTTGGGCAATTGAAACAGCGCTCCCGGCAGCGCCCCTATCTGCTGCAGAAGGGCATCAATCTGGCCAAGACGAAAGGCCGGCCCTTCGATATTCGCGTCATGATTCAAAAATCGAACGCGGGGGCTTGGAAGTGCACGGGGATCTTTACCAAAATAGGCAGGCCAGGCAAAGTGGCGACAAACTATAACCAGGGCGGCAATGTCGGCTTCTTACAGCAAACCCTATCTGGGTCGGGTTACAGCCAAGGCAGGATCGAGAAAAAGCGAAACGAGCTGATTAATCTAGGCTTATCCGTCGGTCGGCTGTTCGATCAGCATCTGAGAGGTTTTCGCGAGCTTGGCCTCGACGTCGCCTTGGACGGCGAAGGAAGATCCTGGATTCTTGAAGTGAACACAAGACCCCAGTTCTATCCGCTGAAGAAATTCAAGGACAAAAGCATGTACCGCGAGATGCTGAACTATGGCAAGCAATATGGGAGGAAGAAGTAG
- a CDS encoding HNH endonuclease, translated as MKFISVFQMPKPVNVMGRSSSITNSFVNGIIPCIIPSEEEIRESLAILELEAEDLRCAYCGDKSTEWDHLRPLVKGKQPTGYISDIYNLVPACGKCNQSKGNKNWKEWMRSNARLSPQSRGVTDLVNKISRLEKYEKWKAVMPLNFKDLIDEELWEEHWNNYNQLIELMKRSQQTSAKVQQQLQSRYREQI; from the coding sequence ATGAAATTTATAAGCGTATTTCAAATGCCAAAACCCGTCAATGTAATGGGTCGTTCCTCTAGTATTACAAACTCATTCGTAAATGGCATTATTCCTTGCATTATACCATCAGAGGAAGAAATAAGAGAAAGCTTAGCCATCTTAGAACTTGAAGCCGAAGATTTAAGGTGTGCCTACTGCGGGGATAAATCAACGGAGTGGGATCATCTTCGCCCCCTTGTCAAAGGAAAACAGCCGACTGGCTACATATCGGATATTTATAATTTAGTACCGGCCTGCGGGAAATGTAACCAATCCAAGGGAAACAAGAACTGGAAAGAGTGGATGCGCAGCAATGCTCGATTATCCCCTCAGTCACGTGGTGTTACGGACCTGGTGAACAAAATAAGCCGACTCGAAAAGTACGAGAAGTGGAAGGCTGTCATGCCTTTAAATTTTAAGGACCTTATTGATGAGGAGTTATGGGAGGAGCACTGGAACAATTATAATCAGCTCATCGAATTGATGAAGCGCAGTCAGCAGACATCAGCAAAGGTACAACAGCAACTGCAGAGCAGGTATCGTGAGCAAATTTGA
- a CDS encoding ROK family protein — protein sequence MKKANANLMKKINLNNVRQAMKRVETATKPQLASLTNLSVVTVNSLVKELHELGELFEDDTVPSNGGRPALTYRYNYDFSLALVVYLRENQGQVLVSATVVNLENQLLEKEEYIMPVFERQRFYAIMEHFVAQHPSIKVIGIGIPGQAVNGEITVASHQELTGFRMIEEIESRFGLPVRVENDVNAAISGYSMKEDLEDEQCMLGIYFPAKYPPGMGIYLDGKIVKGKNGMSGEIKFLPLGLDWNREMATDKFVNAVCQIIQTVNAVLAPDKIVIYQDRIQADTWNPAWESYRLQNPMPTYPEVVLNQTFQQDFEAGMRWLTLQELEPTLDTDNGNPWN from the coding sequence ATGAAAAAAGCAAACGCTAATCTAATGAAAAAAATCAATTTAAATAATGTCCGCCAAGCAATGAAGCGTGTCGAAACAGCGACGAAGCCCCAATTGGCTTCGCTAACCAATCTGAGTGTGGTGACGGTAAATTCCCTGGTCAAGGAACTGCATGAGCTTGGAGAGCTGTTTGAAGACGATACCGTTCCATCCAACGGCGGAAGACCTGCGCTAACCTATAGATACAATTACGATTTTAGCCTTGCGCTCGTTGTTTACTTAAGGGAGAACCAAGGACAGGTGCTGGTTTCGGCAACGGTAGTGAATTTGGAAAATCAGCTTTTGGAAAAAGAAGAATATATCATGCCTGTGTTTGAGCGGCAGCGGTTCTATGCGATTATGGAGCATTTCGTAGCGCAGCATCCCTCCATTAAGGTGATTGGCATAGGCATTCCCGGGCAAGCCGTCAATGGGGAAATTACGGTGGCCAGTCATCAAGAGCTGACGGGTTTTCGTATGATTGAAGAGATTGAATCGCGATTCGGGCTGCCCGTTAGGGTGGAGAATGATGTTAATGCAGCCATTAGCGGATACTCCATGAAGGAGGATTTGGAGGATGAGCAGTGTATGCTCGGCATCTATTTCCCCGCGAAGTATCCGCCAGGTATGGGCATTTATCTCGACGGGAAGATCGTTAAAGGAAAGAATGGCATGTCGGGAGAAATCAAATTTCTTCCCCTTGGTCTGGATTGGAATCGGGAGATGGCAACGGATAAGTTTGTGAATGCCGTCTGTCAGATCATTCAAACCGTCAATGCCGTCCTTGCTCCTGACAAAATCGTGATTTATCAAGATCGAATTCAGGCAGATACCTGGAATCCTGCATGGGAATCCTATCGGCTTCAGAACCCCATGCCGACCTATCCTGAAGTGGTGTTGAATCAGACCTTTCAACAGGACTTTGAGGCAGGCATGCGCTGGCTGACGCTGCAAGAATTAGAGCCGACTCTGGATACAGATAACGGGAACCCCTGGAATTAA
- a CDS encoding MFS transporter, which produces MATWFLIIIYLAFISLGLPDSLLGSAWPVIWPDIGSSVGSAGIVSMIIAGGTIVSSLASGTMIKRLGTGRITLISCILTAGALLGFSMAPSMVWLVILAIPLGVGAGAVDAALNHYVADNYKAHHMNWLHCFWGVGATLGPIIMSAYIADHNSWRGGYAAVSIIQFTLVIILLVTLPLWKRVAAIRELERPHNDEHVESDKLQPEPTIKANLFRIKGVKPSLMAFLFYCGVESTVGLWGASYLVGARNITADTAALWISLYYGGITVGRLITGFITLKVPNRLLIRYGQMITIAGGIILLLPLPVSFSLLGFILIGLGLAPIYPGLLHETPARFGREHSARLMGYQMAVAYTGTTLLPPMFGLIATKTSLSLFPFAVLAFLIFMLLSAEKVNRILSKQVKVN; this is translated from the coding sequence TTGGCAACCTGGTTTTTGATTATCATCTATCTGGCTTTTATTAGCCTGGGACTCCCGGATTCTTTGCTTGGATCGGCATGGCCGGTGATATGGCCCGACATTGGCTCATCCGTCGGCTCTGCAGGGATTGTGTCCATGATTATTGCGGGAGGAACTATCGTTTCGAGTTTGGCGAGCGGCACTATGATTAAACGATTAGGGACAGGGAGAATCACGCTGATCAGCTGCATCCTTACGGCAGGAGCTCTGCTTGGTTTCTCTATGGCACCTTCAATGGTCTGGCTTGTCATACTGGCCATTCCTCTGGGGGTAGGCGCAGGTGCCGTGGATGCCGCATTGAATCATTATGTAGCCGATAACTATAAGGCTCATCATATGAACTGGTTACACTGCTTTTGGGGTGTAGGGGCAACGCTGGGACCGATTATTATGTCCGCCTATATAGCCGACCATAACTCTTGGAGGGGAGGCTATGCTGCGGTATCCATCATCCAGTTCACGCTCGTTATTATTTTACTTGTTACGCTCCCCTTGTGGAAGCGTGTCGCTGCAATACGCGAGCTTGAGCGTCCGCATAACGATGAGCATGTCGAAAGCGATAAGCTGCAGCCAGAACCAACTATAAAAGCCAATCTATTTCGGATTAAAGGCGTCAAACCATCTCTTATGGCATTTTTATTCTATTGCGGAGTGGAAAGCACGGTAGGTTTATGGGGAGCCAGTTACCTGGTTGGTGCAAGAAACATTACAGCCGATACGGCTGCGTTATGGATCTCCTTATACTATGGCGGCATTACGGTTGGCCGGCTGATTACCGGCTTTATAACGCTGAAGGTTCCCAATCGTCTGTTGATCCGTTACGGTCAGATGATTACCATTGCAGGCGGAATCATCCTTTTATTACCGTTACCCGTTTCGTTTTCTCTGCTTGGATTCATTCTGATTGGACTTGGCCTTGCTCCCATTTATCCAGGGCTTCTTCATGAAACGCCAGCCCGGTTTGGAAGAGAACATTCGGCGAGACTCATGGGTTATCAGATGGCCGTCGCCTATACGGGGACGACGCTGCTTCCTCCAATGTTCGGCCTTATCGCCACGAAGACGAGCTTAAGCCTATTTCCGTTTGCTGTGCTTGCTTTCCTTATTTTCATGCTGCTAAGTGCAGAGAAAGTAAACCGCATTTTGAGCAAACAAGTGAAAGTAAATTAG